Proteins co-encoded in one Cucurbita pepo subsp. pepo cultivar mu-cu-16 chromosome LG15, ASM280686v2, whole genome shotgun sequence genomic window:
- the LOC111811685 gene encoding protein DETOXIFICATION 40-like: MESISDDDVRQALLQPAAAALLSSQSLCSNKHEVSDELERILSDTEMPVVERYTRATWIEIKLLLYLAAPAVFVYMINYAMSTSTQIFAGHLGNLELAASSLGNNGIQVFAYGLMLGMGSAVETLCGQAYGAEKYDMLGIYLQRSAILLTFTGVLLTIPYVFCKPLLIFLGESKDIASAAEIFVYGLIPQIFAYSINFPIQKFLQAQSIVFPSAFISAGTLVVHILLSWLAAYKMGLGLLGVSLVLSLSWWIIVVGQFVYILKSSNCKKTWRGFNVQAFSGLFGFFKLSAASAVMLCLETWYFQILVLLAGLLENPELALDSLSICMTIYGCVYMMSVGLNAAASVRVSNELGGGNPKAAAFSVVVVVAISTIVSAICAVAVLALRDVISYAFTGGATVAAAVSDLCPLLALTLLLNGVQPILTGVAVGCGWQSFVAYVNVGSYYVVGVPLGALLGFYFNFGAKGIWVGLMGGTLMQTIILVWVTWRTDWNKEVEEAMKRLSKWDDSKRFVE; this comes from the exons ATGGAATCCATCTCTGATGACGATGTTCGTCAAGCGTTGCTGCAGCCGGCTGCGGCGGCATTATTGTCGTCCCAGTCACTGTGTTCGAATAAGCACGAAGTTAGTGACGAGCTGGAGAGGATATTGTCGGACACGGAGATGCCAGTGGTGGAGCGTTACACTCGAGCTACTTGGATCGAGATTAAGCTTCTGCTGTACTTAGCTGCTCCGGCGGTTTTCGTGTATATGATTAACTATGCCATGTCCACTTCCACACAGATCTTTGCCGGCCACCTTGGCAACCTTGAGCTCGCAGCTTCCTCTCTTGGCAACAATGGTATCCAAGTTTTCGCCTACGGTCTCATG TTGGGGATGGGAAGTGCGGTGGAGACTCTATGCGGACAAGCATACGGTGCAGAGAAATACGATATGCTTGGCATTTATTTGCAGAGATCAGCAATATTGCTAACTTTCACGGGCGTTTTGTTAACAATCCCTTACGTCTTCTGCAAGCCCCTCCTAATCTTTCTGGGTGAATCCAAAGACATTGCTTCCGCAGCTGAAATATTCGTGTATGGTCTGATTCCTCAAATCTTCGCCTACTCCATCAATTTCCCAATCCAGAAGTTTCTTCAGGCTCAGAGCATTGTGTTTCCGAGCGCTTTCATATCGGCGGGGACGCTCGTAGTGCACATTCTTCTCAGTTGGTTGGCTGCGTATAAAATGGGGCTGGGCTTGTTGGGGGTGTCGCTGGTGCTGAGTTTGTCGTGGTGGATTATTGTGGTGGGCCAATTTGTTTACATACTTAAGAGCAGTAATTGTAAGAAGACATGGCGAGGGTTCAACGTGCAGGCGTTTTCTGGGTTGTTCGGATTCTTCAAATTGTCGGCGGCGTCGGCGGTGATGCTCTGTTTGGAAACTTGGTACTTCCAGATTCTGGTTTTGCTTGCTGGGTTGCTCGAGAACCCTGAGCTTGCTCTCGACTCCCTTTCCATTTg TATGACAATATATGGATGCGTTTACATGATGTCGGTTGGCCTTAATGCTGCTGCCAG TGTGAGAGTGAGCAACGAACTGGGAGGTGGGAATCCAAAAGCCGCAGCATTTTCTGTGGTGGTGGTTGTTGCCATCTCCACCATCGTCTCTGCAATCTGTGCTGTAGCTGTACTTGCACTGCGAGACGTCATTAGCTACGCCTTTACCGGAGGCGCCACGGTTGCCGCTGCGGTCTCTGATCTTTGCCCACTTCTCGCCCTCACCCTTCTCCTCAACGGAGTACAACCCATCTTAACTG GTGTGGCGGTTGGATGCGGGTGGCAATCGTTCGTCGCCTATGTAAACGTTGGGTCTTATTACGTTGTTGGAGTACCCTTGGGTGCCCTCCTCGgcttctatttcaattttggcGCCAAG GGTATATGGGTAGGGTTGATGGGTGGAACTTTGATGCAGACTATAATTTTGGTGTGGGTGACATGGCGAACAGATTGGAATAAAGAG GTGGAAGAAGCAATGAAAAGATTGAGCAAGTGGGATGACAGTAAGCGATTTGTTGAGTAG
- the LOC111811801 gene encoding 50S ribosomal protein L6, chloroplastic-like: protein MAVSSTPCLRHRSLIANNFRSTFLGEKNGFTISTMPVSHTGFLRKTIECKESRIGKQPIQVPSNVNITLQGQDLKVKGPLGELSILYPREVKIEREDSGILRVKKALETRRANQMHGLFRTLTDNMVVGVSKGFEKKLQLVGVGYRAMLEGKDLVLNLGFSHPVRMAIPEGLQVKVEENTRITVSGYDKCAIGQFAASIRQWRPPEPYKGKGVKYADEIVRRKEGKAGKKK, encoded by the exons ATGGCGGTCTCTTCTACTCCGTGTCTCCGTCATCGAAGTTTGATTGCTAA CAATTTTCGGTCTACAtttttgggagagaaaaatggaTTCACCATTTCTACAATGCCTGTAAGTCATACTGGTTTCTTGAGGAAGACTATAGAATGCAAGGAATCACGAATTGGCAAGCAACCAATTCAAGTGCCATCCAATGTAAACATCACATTGCAGGGTCAGGATTTGAAAGTTAAGGGTCCTTTGGGAGAACTCTCAATTCTTTATCCACGAGAAGTGAAGATTGAGAGGGAAGATTCTGGGATCCTTAGGGTTAAGAAGGCACTGGAGACAAGAAGAGCCAACCAAATGCATGGCCTTTTCAG GACCCTTACGGACAATATGGTGGTAGGAGTGTCAAAGGGGTTTGAAAAGAAACTTCAATTGGTCGGTGTTGGTTATCGAGCGATGCTAGAAGGAAAAGACTTGGTATTAAATCTTGGGTTCTCTCATCCTGTTAGAATGGCCATTCCTGAAGGACTTCAAGTAAAGGTGGAAGAAAACACCAGAATTACAGTCAGTGGATATGATAAATGTGCCATTGGTCAGTTTGCTGCTTCCATTAGACAATGGAGGCCCCCAGAACCGTATAAGGGTAAAGGAGTGAAATATGCTGATGAAATTGTTAGAAGAAAGGAGGGGAAAGCAGGGAAGAAGAAGTGA
- the LOC111811655 gene encoding homeobox-leucine zipper protein HDG2-like — protein sequence MPAGMMIPARNTAPMIGRNGSVGIFGSPASLLLGQGSIMEGGGQVEGVEFSESDFGRMREGEEFESATKSSSENQEVGSGDDLDHQPPKKKRYHRHTQNQIQQMEAFFKECPHPDDKQRKELSRELGLEPLQVKFWFQNKRTQMKTHHERHENTQLRTENEKLRADNMRYREALGNATCPNCGGPTAIGEMSFDEHHLRLENARLREEIDRISAIAAKYVGKPVSSYPLLSTPMTSSPLELGIGSYGGHNSGLGAGGGDMYGAVDLLRTISAPSEADKPIIIELAVAAMEELVRMAQMGEPLWMTSLDGSTAVLNEDEYVRTFPRGIGPKPSGFSCEASRATAVVIMNHISLVEMLMDVNQWSTVFSGIVSRAMTLEVLSTGVAGNYNGALQVMTSELQVPSPLVPTRESYFVRYCKQHGEGTWAVVDVSLDNLRPTPALRCRRRPSGCLIQDMPNGYSKVTWVEHVEVDDRGVHSLYNQLVRSGHAFGAKRWIATLDRQCERLASAMATSIPTGDAGVITNQEGRKSMLKLAERMVMSFCGGVSASTTHTWTTLSGTGADDVRVMTRKSVDDPGRPPGIVLSAATSFWLPVPPKRVFDFLRDENSRNEWDILSNGGIVQEMAHIANGRDTGNCVSLLRVNSANSSQSNMLILQESSTDQTASFVVYAPVDIVAINVVLNGGDPDYVALLPSGFAILPDGSTTSDGGANGVAEHGSGGSLLTVAFQILVDSVPTAKLSLGSVATVNNLIACTVERIKASLSCENQ from the exons ATGCCAGCCGGAATGATGATTCCAGCTAGAAACACGGCGCCGATGATCGGAAGGAATGGAAGTGTTGGGATTTTTGGGTCTCCGGCGAGTCTTCTTCTTGGTCAG GGGAGTATAATGGAGGGAGGAGGGCAGGTAGAGGGAGTGGAGTTTTCAGAGAGCGATTTTGGGAGAAtgagagaaggagaagagttTGAGAGTGCAACAAAATCAAGCAGCGAGAACCAGGAGGTGGGTTCTGGTGATGACCTTGACCATCAACCACCCAAAAAGAAGCGTTACCACCGCCATACTCAGAACCAGATCCAACAAATGGAGGC gttcTTCAAGGAATGTCCTCACCCAGATGATAAGCAGAGGAAGGAGCTGAGTAGGGAGTTGGGTTTGGAGCCGTTGCAAGTCAAGTTTTGGTTCCAAAACAAGAGAACCCAGATGAAG ACCCATCATGAGCGACATGAGAACACCCAGCTCCGAACAGAAAATGAGAAGCTTCGAGCTGATAATATGAGGTACAGAGAAGCCCTCGGTAATGCTACGTGTCCTAATTGTGGAGGCCCCACCGCCATTGGAGAGATGTCCTTTGACGAACATCATCTCAGGCTTGAAAACGCCCGCTTGAGAGAAGAG ATCGATCGCATCTCAGCCATAGCAGCAAAATACGTAGGAAAGCCAGTATCGAGCTACCCGCTTCTTTCCACGCCAATGACATCAAGTCCTCTAGAACTTGGAATTGGAAGCTATGGCGGCCACAATTCAGGCCTCGGAGCTGGTGGTGGGGACATGTATGGGGCGGTGGACCTTTTGAGGACTATAAGCGCGCCATCGGAGGCTGACAAGCCCATAATCATCGAGCTTGCAGTTGCAGCCATGGAGGAGCTGGTTCGAATGGCTCAGATGGGTGAGCCCTTGTGGATGACTTCCCTCGATGGCTCCACGGCTGTACTTAATGAAGATGAATACGTTAGAACCTTCCCTAGAGGAATTGGACCTAAGCCCTCTGGGTTTAGCTGTGAAGCTTCTCGTGCCACTGCTGTTGTCATTATGAACCATATTAGCCTCGTTGAGATGCTCATGGATGTG AATCAGTGGTCAACCGTATTCAGTGGGATTGTGTCAAGAGCTATGACATTAGAAGTATTGTCAACCGGCGTTGCCGGAAACTACAACGGAGCATTACAAGTG ATGACATCCGAATTGCAAGTGCCTTCGCCACTCGTTCCGACTCGGGAGAGCTATTTCGTTCGGTACTGTAAACAGCACGGCGAGGGAACTTGGGCTGTGGTCGACGTTTCCTTGGACAATTTACGCCCGACTCCGGCGCTTAGATGCAGGAGAAGGCCATCCGGTTGTTTAATCCAAGACATGCCCAATGGCTATTCTAAg gtTACGTGGGTTGAGCATGTTGAGGTGGATGATCGTGGGGTGCATAGTTTGTACAACCAGCTAGTTAGGTCTGGCCACGCGTTCGGTGCTAAGCGTTGGATTGCGACGTTGGATCGTCAGTGTGAAAGGCTGGCCAGCGCTATGGCCACAAGTATTCCTACCGGTGATGCTGGTG TGATAACCAAtcaagaaggaagaaagagcaTGTTGAAGCTAGCAGAGAGAATGGTGATGAGCTTTTGCGGCGGAGTGAGCGCGTCCACCACACACACATGGACAACTCTGTCAGGAACTGGGGCGGATGATGTTCGAGTTATGACTAGAAAGAGTGTTGACGATCCCGGCAGACCACCCGGGATTGTCCTCAGCGCCGCCACTTCATTTTGGCTTCCTGTTCCTCCCAAAAGAGTGTTTGATTTTCTCAGAGATGAAAATTCTCGTAATGAG TGGGATATTCTTTCGAACGGTGGAATTGTGCAAGAAATGGCTCACATTGCGAATGGTCGCGACACAGGAAACTGTGTTTCATTGCTACGAGTAAAC AGCGCAAATTCAAGCCAAAGCAACATGTTGATATTACAAGAGAGCAGCACAGATCAAACAGCCTCGTTTGTGGTGTATGCGCCGGTGGACATTGTGGCCATCAACGTGGTGCTAAACGGTGGAGATCCCGATTATGTCGCCCTTCTCCCGTCTGGATTTGCCATTCTTCCCGACGGAAGCACCACGTCGGACGGCGGCGCTAATGGCGTGGCGGAACATGGGTCGGGCGGGTCGCTTTTAACAGTTGCATTTCAGATTTTGGTGGACTCGGTTCCGACAGCTAAACTTTCTCTTGGGTCAGTCGCAACAGTCAACAATCTGATTGCCTGTACCGTTGAGAGGATCAAAGCCTCTTTGTCATGCGAGAATCAGTGA
- the LOC111811834 gene encoding protein translation factor SUI1 homolog 2-like, with the protein MSEFNVQIPSAFDPFADANAEDSGAGGKEYVHVRIQQRNGRKSLTTVQGLKKEFSYNKILKDLKKEFCCNGTVVQDPELGQVIQLQGDQRKNVSTFLVQAGIVKKENIKIHGF; encoded by the exons ATGTCTGAATTCAACGTGCAGATTCCATCTGCTTTTG ACCCATTTGCTGATGCAAATGCTGAGGACTCGGGAGCCGGGGGAAAAGAGTATGTTCATGTGCGCATACAGCAACGTAACGGGAGAAAAAGTCTGACTACTGTCCAAGGATTGAAGAAGGAATTTAGTTATAACAAGATTCTTAAGGACCTGAAGAAGGAATTCTGCTGTAATGGCACAGTTGTGCAAGATCCTGAGCTGGGCCAG GTTATACAACTTCAGGGAGACCAAAGAAAGAATGTGTCTACCTTCCTTGTGCAG GCTGGCATTGTGAAGAAGGAAAATATCAAGATTCACGGATTTTAA
- the LOC111811833 gene encoding protein translation factor SUI1 homolog, whose product MSEFNVQIPSAFDPFADANAEDSGAGAKEYVHVRIQQRNGRKSLTTVQGLKKEFSYNKILKDLKKEFCCNGTVVQDPELGQVIQLQGDQRKNVSTFLVQAGIVKKENIKIHGF is encoded by the exons ATGTCTGAATTCAACGTGCAGATTCCATCTGCTTTTG ACCCATTTGCTGATGCAAATGCTGAGGACTCAGGAGCTGGGGCTAAAGAGTACGTTCATGTGCGCATACAGCAACGTAACGGGAGAAAAAGCCTGACAACTGTCCAAGGATTGAAGAAGGAGTTTAGTTATAACAAGATACTCAAGGATCTGAAGAAGGAATTCTGCTGTAATGGCACAGTTGTGCAAGATCCTGAGCTAGGACAG GTTATACAACTTCAGGGAGACCAAAGAAAGAATGTATCCACCTTCCTTGTGCAG GCTGGCATCGTGAAGAAGGAGAACATCAAGATTCACGGTTTCTGA
- the LOC111811794 gene encoding uncharacterized protein LOC111811794, whose product MEIFVVTLGHEFAIEISNQERVLEIKRKIQQFIGIPIQSQTLSVYGCELVDGLDMEDYQFISEGSRIDLSIDQVTAPPNNFPISVEFSGRQINIDIDKTETVHSLKQKIQIIYGTPIQSMSLFHSGVELVEDYRNLSDFGIGESSEVTVFLKTMSRLSDCPWRKVSFVVKTSSSLLNAACIPMEMKDSSTVGDVRELLLAGKILPDDDYLFIHKQRIMRDKCSLRWHGVQNGDFLYVFKGTVSCGEF is encoded by the coding sequence ATGGAGATTTTCGTAGTCACACTGGGACATGAATTCGCCATAGAAATAAGCAATCAAGAACGAGTTCTTGAAATCAAGAGAAAAATCCAACAGTTCATCGGCATCCCCATCCAATCCCAGACTCTCTCTGTTTACGGTTGCGAATTAGTCGACGGACTCGACATGGAGGATTATCAATTCATCTCAGAAGGTTCGCGAATCGATCTCTCAATCGACCAGGTCACCGCACCGCCAAACAACTTTCCGATCTCCGTCGAATTCTCCGGCCGACAAATAAACATCGACATCGACAAAACAGAGACGGTTCACAGTTTAAAGCAGAAAATCCAGATAATCTACGGCACACCGATTCAATCAATGTCTTTATTTCACTCCGGCGTGGAATTAGTTGAAGATTACCGGAATCTGAGCGATTTCGGAATCGGTGAATCTTCGGAAGTGACCGTGTTTCTTAAAACAATGAGTCGTTTGAGCGATTGTCCATGGAGGAAGGTAAGTTTCGTGGTGAAGACGTCCTCGAGCTTGCTTAATGCAGCGTGTATTCCGATGGAAATGAAGGATTCGAGCACCGTCGGCGACGTCAGAGAATTGCTTTTGGCCGGAAAAATTCTTCCCGACGACGATTACCTGTTTATCCACAAACAGAGGATTATGAGAGATAAGTGTAGTTTAAGATGGCATGGAGTTCAAAACGGCGATTTTCTCTACGTTTTTAAAGGCACCGTTAGCTGTGGTGAATTCTGA
- the LOC111811845 gene encoding zinc finger CCCH domain-containing protein 13-like, with product MMIGRKLFKTKLCVLYQKGHCSRPSCSFAHGNAELRRFAGASSGRQEYRENDLRHKLDSRHSPLQERDSRGRHGPREYSSSWSLERNSDHKRRKKDHGDSCTDYAGNLRITDRSEERDREGKISSSSRDTLEGQLNKMQADIEMAEHHRHQAEVYLDEKIQEVDSLTSRIQELESQLYNEREECRRIKSKIKKFVKAHNRYSRIQXIIGRSQFRLQQLGDQLGSDVNKIGANEEDSSVNIVSDGEDPGYHAAGPLHHLHKDASASKRKLHVDQDIGGNSKRADLHKGSKEAVGRLRRISRWNAHPAKSMYSKIEAVRNENNDYIPKANESRQKRGKASNSVSTADKVRSLDAGVVVPLTSMAAHAVNEEVDIELEVNNEVSDRRESTKEAASGSVPLLPPPPSPIHEIYHSRYEGEDQNIDVEVVDDESAGLDDA from the exons ATGATGATTGGGCGCAAACTCTTCAAAACAAAGTTATGCGTTCTTTATCAGAAAGGACACTGTTCTCGCCCAAGTTGCTCGTTCGCTCATGGGAACGCTGAACTCAGGCGATTTGCTGGTGCTTCTTCCG GTAGACAGGAATATAGAGAAAATGATTTACGGCATAAGCTTGACAGCAGGCACTCTCCCCTGCAGGAAAGGGATTCCAGAGGGCGACATGGACCTCGTG AGTATAGCTCATCCTGGTCACTTGAACGAAATAG TGAccataaaagaagaaaaaaggatcaTGGGGATTCCTGTACTGATTATGCTGGAAATTTGAGGATTACAGATAGGAGTGAAGAACGAGATCGGGAAGGGAAaatctcatcttcttctagaGACACTCTTGAGGGGCAG TTAAACAAGATGCAGGCTGATATTGAGATGGCTGAGCACCACAGACACCAAGCTGAA GTCTACCTGGACGAGAAAATCCAAGAAGTGGATAGTTTGACTTCTAGAATTCAGGAGCTAGAATCTCAATTATATAATGAGAGGGAGGAGTGTCGAAG GATCAAatcaaaaatcaagaaatttgtCAAAGCACATAATCGTTACTCAAGGATACAANACATAATCG GTAGGTCGCAATTCCGACTTCAACAGTTGGGAGATCAGCTGGGGTCAGatgtaaataaaattggtGCCAATGAAGAAGACTCAAGTGTCAACATTGTAAGCGATGGGGAGGACCCCGGTTACCATGCAGCCGGTCCTCTTCATCACCTGCATAAGGACGCTTCTGCAAGCAAGAGGAAGTTGCATGTTGATCAAGATATTGGGGGAAACTCAAAACGAG CTGATTTACACAAAGGAAGTAAAGAGGCAGTGGGAAGATTGAGAAGGATCTCTCGGTGGAATGCCCATCCTGCTAAATCGATGTATAGCAAAATTGAGGCAGTTCGCAATGAAAACAATGATTATATACCTAAAGCAAATGAAAGCAGGCAGAAGAGGGGAAAGGCATCTAATAGTGTTTCTACTGCAGACAAG GTTAGGAGTCTAGATGCAGGTGTTGTAGTGCCATTAACCAGCATGGCTGCCCATGCGGTTAATGAGGAAGTTGATATTGAATTGGAAGTTAACAATGAAGTGAGCGATCGGAGGGAAAGTACTAAGGAGGCTGCGTCGGGCAGTGTGCCTCTCCTGCCCCCTCCGCCATCTCCAATCCATGAAATCTACCATTCAAGG TATGAGGGTGAAGATCAAAATATAGACGTGGAGGTGGTTGATGATGAAAGCGCGGGGTTGGACGATGCTTAA
- the LOC111776446 gene encoding B-box domain protein 30-like: protein MCKGVGQEDTQATVQRRRTTEMARAKGGGGDPEPCELCGSRASLYCQADEAYLCQKCDKMVHSANFLALRHVRCLLCNTCQRATRRYVLGASMEVVLPSIVSSSSMERNFQNYHCGSDDYDQNSSQLLKTPCLFL, encoded by the coding sequence ATGTGCAAAGGAGTAGGACAGGAAGATACCCAAGCCACCGTCCAGCGGCGGCGGACTACCGAGATGGCAAGGGCGAAGGGCGGTGGAGGCGATCCAGAACCGTGCGAGCTCTGCGGTTCGAGGGCGTCGCTGTATTGCCAAGCGGACGAGGCGTATCTGTGCCAAAAGTGCGACAAAATGGTTCATAGCGCGAATTTCTTGGCGCTGCGACACGTACGGTGCCTGCTGTGCAACACGTGCCAGAGGGCGACGCGGAGGTATGTGTTGGGAGCGTCGATGGAGGTTGTGCTTCCGAGTATTGTGAGCAGTTCATCGATGGAGAGGAATTTCCAAAATTACCACTGTGGTTCAGATGATTATGATCAAAATTCCTCCCAACTTCTGAAAACTCCTTGTCTCTTTCTTTAa
- the LOC111811692 gene encoding uncharacterized protein LOC111811692, whose translation MLQKKKYKQTAAFRHRLTSLFPRMPLRLLKTPSLSTAKTVLLLLSAAFIIYTLFFNSSPHAPSLLCSRSTLSPTTRRHILFAIATSSLSWSRRKPYVRLWYQRNSTRAFAFVDRIAPDFAFADSSVPPVIVSNDTSRFPYTFRGGLRSAIRVARVVKEIVELNEPDVRWYVFGDDDTLFFVDNLVKTLGKYDHERWYYIGSNSESYGQNLKNSFDMAFGGGGFAISHSLARVLAGVLDSCLTRYGHLYGSDARIWSCLVELGVGLTHEPGFHQVDMRGNLFGLLSAHALSPIVSLHHLDATDPIFPDMNNSQAVHHLFEAVNVDPGRIFQQIVCYDRSHSLTISVSWGFAIQVFEGNQLLPDLLSLQRTFMPWRRAATVDANRYMFNTRGYPKDPCKRNIFYMQNLRSSKNNALTNYTRKMVTDCPASGAMKNLKQIRVFSQKLELDVEEMKAPRRQCCDVISSSKESMLLEVRQCGVEELISMYS comes from the exons ATGTTGCAGAAAAAGAAGTACAAGCAAACCGCTGCTTTTCGCCATAGACTCACTTCTCTCTTTCCCAGAATGCCCCTCAGGCTCCTCAAGACCCCGAGTCTATCCACCGCCAAAAccgtcctcctcctcctctccgCCGCCTTCATCATCTACACTCTCTTCTTCAACTCCTCGCCCCACGCGCCGTCGCTCTTATGCTCTCGTTCTACTCTCTCTCCCACTACACGCCGCCACATTCTCTTTGCCATCGCTACTTCTTCTCTGTCCTGGTCTCGCCGCAAGCCCTATGTTCGTCTCTGGTACCAGCGTAATTCGACGCGTGCTTTCGCCTTTGTTGATCGCATTGCGCCTGATTTCGCCTTTGCCGATTCTTCCGTTCCGCCGGTGATTGTTTCGAACGACACCTCTAGGTTTCCGTACACCTTCCGTGGAGGTCTCCGATCGGCGATCAGAGTGGCGCGAGTGGTTAAGGAAATTGTTGAACTGAATGAGCCGGATGTGCGGTGGTATGTGTTTGGGGATGACGATACTTTGTTCTTTGTGGATAATCTGGTCAAGACGTTGGGGAAATATGACCATGAGCGGTGGTATTATATTGGGAGCAATTCGGAGAGTTATGGACAGAATTTGAAAAACTCGTTCGATATGGCGTTTGGTGGCGGAGGCTTTGCGATCAGCCATTCGCTGGCTAGGGTTTTGGCTGGGGTTTTGGACTCGTGCTTGACCAGATACGGGCATTTGTATGGAAGTGATGCTAGAATATGGTCCTGCTTGGTGGAGCTTGGAGTTGGCTTAACACACGAACCTGGATTTCATCAG GTCGATATGCGGGGAAATCTGTTTGGATTGCTATCTGCACATGCATTGTCACCGATAGTTTCACTACATCATTTGGATGCCACGGATCCGATATTCCCAGACATGAATAATTCTCAGGCCGTGCATCATCTCTTTGAAGCAGTGAATGTGGATCCTGGCAGGATTTTCCAGCAAATTGTGTGCTATGATCGTTCTCATTCATTGACTATTTCCGTATCGTGGGGATTTGCTATTCAGGTCTTTGAAGGCAATCAGCTTCTCCCCGACCTACTTTCACTGCAAAGAACTTTTATGCCATGGAGGAGGGCTGCTACCGTTGATGCAAATCGATACATGTTTAATACGAGAGGCTACCCTAAAGATCCTTGTAAAAGAAATATCTTCTATATGCAGAATTTAAGATCTAGTAAAAATAATGCCTTGACTAACTATACTAGGAAGATGGTCACTGATTGTCCAGCGTCTGGTGCAATGAAGAACCTAAAACAGATTCGAGTTTTCTCCCAGAAGTTGGAACTTGATGTGGAAGAG ATGAAGGCCCCACGTAGACAATGCTGTGAtgtcatttcttcttccaaggAATCGATGCTTCTTGAAGTCAGACAATGTGGAGTTGAGGAATTAATATCTATGTATTCCTAA